In Dasypus novemcinctus isolate mDasNov1 chromosome 10, mDasNov1.1.hap2, whole genome shotgun sequence, one DNA window encodes the following:
- the LOC101423464 gene encoding glycine N-acyltransferase-like protein isoform X1, which produces MLHLKCPQMLQMVEKSLRKRLPESLKVYGTIFHMNQGNPFKLKALVDKWPDFNTVVVRPCEQEMADDFDYYTNTYQIYSKDPQNCREFLDTSEVINWKQHLQIQSSQSSLDEVIQNIAAMKLVKAKRTHCILYMMAETANKLIPSLLEAKNVSPKSVKPKDINQEMFKLSSLDVTHAALVNSLWRFGGNERSQRFVERCIRTFPTFCLLGPEGTPVSWSLMDQSGEIRMAGTVPKYRAQGLISYILYSQIQVLDELEFPLYSNTGRDNKIAQKLSHTLQYVTLPCDWNQWNCVPLRSQP; this is translated from the exons ATGCTTCACTTAAAGTGTCCACAGATGCTCCAGATGGTAGAGAAATCTTTGAGGAAGAGGCTCCCTGAATCCTTAAAG GTTTATGGAACCATCTTCCACATGAACCAGGGAAACCCGTTCAAGCTGAAGGCCCTGGTGGACAAGTGGCCTGATTTTAATACAGTGGTTGTTCGACCATGCGAGCAG GAGATGGCTGATGACTTTGATTACTATACCAACACCTATCAAATTTACTCTAAGGATCCCCAAAACTGTCGGGAATTCCTTGACACATCAGAAGTCATCAACTGGAAACAACATTTACAGATCCAGA GTTCCCAATCAAGCCTGGATGAGGTGATACAAAATATTGCAGCCATGAAACTGGTCAAGGCCAAGCGAACACATTGCATTCTCTATATGATGGCTGAGACAGCAAATAAACTGATTCCTTCTTTGTTGGAGGCAAAGAACGTGTCTCCTAAATCTGTCAAACCCAAGGACAT CAACCAAGAAATGTTTAAACTCTCATCTCTTGATGTCACTCACGCGGCCTTGGTGAACTCACTTTGGCGTTTCGGCGGGAACGAGAGGAGCCAGAGATTTGTTGAGCGCTGTATCCGGACCTTCCCCACCTTCTGTCTGCTAGGACCTGAGGGCACCCCTGTGTCCTGGTCCTTGATGGACCAGTCTGGAGAGATAAGGATGGCAGGCACCGTGCCCAAGTACCGGGCACAGGGCCTCATCTCCTATATCCTTTATTCCCAAATTCAGGTTCTTGACGAACTTGAGTTCCCATTATATAGTAATACAGGTAGAGACAACAAAATCGCTCAGAAGTTGAGTCACACTTTGCAGTATGTCACCCTGCCCTGTGACTGGAACCAGTGGAACTGTGTGCCTCTGCGAAGCCAGCCCTGA
- the LOC101423464 gene encoding glycine N-acyltransferase-like protein isoform X2, producing MNQGNPFKLKALVDKWPDFNTVVVRPCEQEMADDFDYYTNTYQIYSKDPQNCREFLDTSEVINWKQHLQIQSSQSSLDEVIQNIAAMKLVKAKRTHCILYMMAETANKLIPSLLEAKNVSPKSVKPKDINQEMFKLSSLDVTHAALVNSLWRFGGNERSQRFVERCIRTFPTFCLLGPEGTPVSWSLMDQSGEIRMAGTVPKYRAQGLISYILYSQIQVLDELEFPLYSNTGRDNKIAQKLSHTLQYVTLPCDWNQWNCVPLRSQP from the exons ATGAACCAGGGAAACCCGTTCAAGCTGAAGGCCCTGGTGGACAAGTGGCCTGATTTTAATACAGTGGTTGTTCGACCATGCGAGCAG GAGATGGCTGATGACTTTGATTACTATACCAACACCTATCAAATTTACTCTAAGGATCCCCAAAACTGTCGGGAATTCCTTGACACATCAGAAGTCATCAACTGGAAACAACATTTACAGATCCAGA GTTCCCAATCAAGCCTGGATGAGGTGATACAAAATATTGCAGCCATGAAACTGGTCAAGGCCAAGCGAACACATTGCATTCTCTATATGATGGCTGAGACAGCAAATAAACTGATTCCTTCTTTGTTGGAGGCAAAGAACGTGTCTCCTAAATCTGTCAAACCCAAGGACAT CAACCAAGAAATGTTTAAACTCTCATCTCTTGATGTCACTCACGCGGCCTTGGTGAACTCACTTTGGCGTTTCGGCGGGAACGAGAGGAGCCAGAGATTTGTTGAGCGCTGTATCCGGACCTTCCCCACCTTCTGTCTGCTAGGACCTGAGGGCACCCCTGTGTCCTGGTCCTTGATGGACCAGTCTGGAGAGATAAGGATGGCAGGCACCGTGCCCAAGTACCGGGCACAGGGCCTCATCTCCTATATCCTTTATTCCCAAATTCAGGTTCTTGACGAACTTGAGTTCCCATTATATAGTAATACAGGTAGAGACAACAAAATCGCTCAGAAGTTGAGTCACACTTTGCAGTATGTCACCCTGCCCTGTGACTGGAACCAGTGGAACTGTGTGCCTCTGCGAAGCCAGCCCTGA